CCTCATCTACCTTTTTGCGAAACTTTCGGAACGTTACCGGGCTTCCCCGACGTCCATGTCTCCATACTTCCTCTTCTAGTTGTAGAAGGTCTGCTGGCTGATGTTGTGCTCCGCGCAGATCTCTTTGGAGGTCTTCCCGCCTCGGTGCTCCCCTACGATACGGACGATCTCTTCTTCTCTGA
The sequence above is a segment of the Verrucomicrobiota bacterium genome. Coding sequences within it:
- a CDS encoding transposase; translation: MKRSRFREEEIVRIVGEHRGGKTSKEICAEHNISQQTFYN